ATGCTGGCCCGCGCCATCGACGACGATCGCGTGCGGCTGATCTCCCTGATGGATCACAGCCCCGGTTTGAGCGGGCAGTATGCGGATGTCGAGCGTTACCGGCAGATGCGGCGCGACGAGGGCGTCGCCGAGGGCGAGCTCGACACCATCATCGCCGAGTTGCAGGACAATCATCACGCCTATCACGGGCCGAACCGCGCCTTCGTGATCGCCGAGGCGCGGCAGCGGGGCATTCCGCTCGCCTCCCACGACGATCACACCGAGGCCGATGTGGCGCGCAACGCGGAGGAAGGGATCGGGATCGCCGAATTTCCCGTCTCGCTCGCCGCCGCGCGGGCCGCCCGCGCGCGCGGCATGCGCAGCATCGCCGGCGCGCCGAACATCGTGCGCGGCGGGTCGCATTCCGGCAATGTCGCGGTGCTCGACCTGGTCCGCGAGGGCCTGCTCGATGCCCTGGCCTCGGACTACGTGCCGGCGTCCATGCTGGAAGCGGTGTTCTGCCTCGCCGCGCGCGAGATCCTGCCGCTGCCCGCCGCGATCGGGCTGGTCACCGCGGGGGCCGCGGACATCGCCGGGCTCGACGATCGCGGCCGGCTCGCCGTCGGACTGCGGGCCGATCTCGTGCAGGTGCGGGTCTACGAGGGCCTGCCCGTGGTCCGGTCCGTCTGGCGGGAGGGCGTGCGCATTGCCTGAACCCCACCGCGCCGCCGTCTACTACGTTCCCGAACCGGATGATCCGCTCTGGTCGCGGGGCTGCGCCTGGCTCGGCCGCGATCCGCTGAGCGGAGAGCGCCTGCCCCAGCCGCCGGTCGCCGGACTCGAGGGCATGACGGAGTCGCCACGGCGCTACGGCTTCCACGCGACGCTGAAGCCGCCGATGGCGCTGCGGCACGGGCTCGACGCCTTCATCGCCGATGCGGCGGCGCTCGCCGCGCGGATGCGGCCCTTCGACCTGCCGCCCCTCGACATCGCCAACCTGCACGGCTTCCTCGCCCTGTGCCTCGCCGGGGCGTGCCCGCCGATGCGCGACCTCGCCGATGCCTGCGTCGCCGAACTCGATCACCACCGCGTGCCGGAGGACGCGGCGGCGCGGGCGCGGCGCGCCGAAGGCCGCCCCGCCGCCGAGCGCGCGTATATCGAGCGGTGGGGCTATCCGCTGGTGTTCGATGCGTTCCGCTTCCACATGACGCTGACCGACCGGATCGCCGACAATCCGCTCGTCCCCGCCGCCGCCGCGCATTTCGGCGAGACCCTGGCCGCGTCGCGGCGCGTCACCGGGATCGCCGTCTTCGTGGAAGAGGGCGCGGGGGCGCCGTTCCGTCTGGCCCGCCGCCTGCGCTTCGGCGCCTGATGCCGCGATCGGGCCGCCTCGTGCTGGTCGTCGGCCCGTCCGGCGCGGGCAAGGACACGGTGCTGCGCCAGGCCAGGCGCCGCCTCGGGCATGCGCCGGACATCGTGTTCCCCCGGCGCGTCATCACCCGGCCGCCCGATCCGGCGGAGGATCACGAACCGGTCTCCGACGATGACTTCCAGCGCCGCGCCTTCGCCCTCTCCTGGTCGGCGCATGGCCTGAGCTACGGCATTCCGGCAAGCATCGCCGGCGATCTCGACGCCGGGCGGATCGTCGTGGTCAACGTCTCCCGCGCGATCGTGGCCGATGCGCGGCGCCGCTTTCCCTGTTTCGTCGTCGCGGTGACGGCGGCGCCCGCCATCCTCGCCGCGCGGCTCGCGGTCCGGCGGCGCGAAACCGCGGCCGAAATCGGCGCGCGGCTGGCCCGCGCCGCGGCCCCGGTCGAGGCCGATGCCGTCGTCGCCAACGAAACCACGCCGGAAGCGGCGGGGGCGGCGTTTCTCGGCATCCTGCTCCGCTGCCGCGACCTGCCCTGCCTGCCGTGATGCGGCGGGCGCCCCGCCGCTAGAGCACTTTCCGATCCTGTTGGATCGGATAACGATACTCTACGGCTCGAACACCAGTTGCACGCGTGGCGCCGGATAGATCGACAGGCCGAATTCGATCGGCGCCCCGCCCTCCGCGATGTTCAGGGATTCCGTGGCCAGCAGGGCGTCGCTGCGGGCCATGCGCAGCAGCCGCGCCTCGCGCGCATCCGGCTGGCGGGCGCAGACGCGCGTCCATTTGCGCGTGTAGTCGGCGATCCCGAGCGCGGCCAGCGCCGCGGTGATCGACCCGCTGTGCCGCAGCGCCTCCAGCAGTCCCGGCAGTGCCCGCGCGGGGAAAATGTGCCGCGACAGCGAGATCGGCGTCGAATCCGCCGAGCCGATGCGCTCCAGCAGGATCACCGGTTGCGCCGGCGCCAGCCGCAGCGCCTCGGCGGCGGCGGCGGCTTCGGGCAGGGTGTCGAGGGCGGTTTCCTCCAGCATCAGGATATCGCCGAGCGGCGTGCGGTTGTGGCCGCGCACCCATTCCGAGAATCGCGGCCGCTGGCCGATCCGGTAATCCAGCACCTCCTCCGCCACGAACGACCCCCGTCCATGCTCGGTGCGGATGATGCGCGCCTTGGCCAGTTCCTCCAGCGCGCGGCGAACGGTGTGGCGGTTGACGCCGTAGCCCTGGGCGAGCCGCGCCTCGGTCGGCAACCTCGTGTCGTGCGGGTAGACCCCCTCGCGAATGTCGCGGGCCAGCGCGTTGGCGATCTGGCTCCAGAGGGCCTCACCCCGTTTGCGTTCGAAATCCATGCCTAGCAGATGCCGGAAACGGCGGCCCGAATCCAGAGATGGCCGGCCTCAGGCGGCATCAGCCCGCTTGCCGCCGCCGGGGCTGCGGTGCCGCCGCCGCCGGCGCGGCCGGGAACCGGGCGGGCGCGGGCGGCGAAACACGCCGGACGTCCGCCGGGTCGATCACCCGCAGGTCGCGATACACGCCGCCCTCGCGGCTGAAATGCGGATTGTAGAACGGGTCGCGTTTCAGCGCTTCGTCCCATCTTTCGCGCATCGTCTCGTTTTCCAGCATGAACCGCGCCAGCTTGCTCTCGTCGAAATCGTCGCCCCGGCTCAGGCTCTCGCGATGTTCGCAGACCGCGTCGGCGCTGAAGATGATGCGGTATCCCGCCTGCCTGATCTTCATGCAGAGATCGACGTCGTTGAACGCCACGCTCAGCCCGTCCTCGTCGAAGCCGCCAGCCGCCGCGAACGCCTCGCGGCGGACCAGCATGCACGCGGCGGTCACCGCAGAAACCTCGCGGCAGGCGATGGCATTGGCGATGTAGCCCGGCTTGTCGGCCGGCAGTCCGCGGAAACTGTGATCGGCGATCCCGCCGACACCCAGAACGACGCCGGCATGCTGCACGGTCTCGTTCGGATAGAGCAGTTTCGCGCCGACCGCGCCCACGCCCGGATCGGCCAGCGCCTCGTTCAGCATCGTGCGCAGCCATTCCGGGTCGCTCACGAACACGTCGTTGTTCATGAACAGCAGAAATGGGAAGCGCGCCGCCTCCACCCCGCGATTGTTGATGCGCGAGTAGTTGAACGGCTCGGCGATGCGGATCACCCTCGTGTCCCGCAGGTTGCCCTGCTCGACGGCGAAACCCTCCGCCTCCTCGTCCTGCGACCAGTTGTCGAGGAGAAGAATCTCGTAGCGCGCCCCCCGCGTCACGTCCCGGATCGCCTCGACGCACGCGCGCGTCATCCCGATATGGTCGCGATATGGGATCAGGATCGAAACGCCCGGGTCCTCGCTCATGCGGAAGCTGGTGCGATAGCAGGTCAGCCCGCCCCGCCGTTCGGTCCGCGCCGCCAGGCCCCGCCGCTTCAGATGCGCGGCGACGGCGGCGGCGCCGGCCAGCGCCGCCTTCGGCTTGGCCGCCCCGGAGCCGGCGGTCGACTGCGCGGTGATCCGCCAGTGATACAGGATTTCCGGCACGTGGTGGATCTCGTGCGCGCCGAGCCGCTCGACCAGGCGCAGCAGCAGGTCGTGGTCCTGCGCGCCGTCCAGATCCGGGTCGAGCCCGCCGGCGGCGCGGACCAGCGCCGCCTCGGCGACGACGAGATGGCAGATATAGTTCAGGTCGAGCAGCAGCCGGTAATTGAAGTCCGGCTTGAAATTGGGCTCGGAAAACGCGCCGCGCCGGTCGATCTTGTCCTCGTCGGAATAGAGCAGCCGCGCCCCGGTCGCGGCCTGCGCCCGCATCATCGCGTCGAGCGCGCAGGGTTCCAGCACGTCGTCATGATCGAAGAAGGCGATGAAATCGCCCGTCGCCGCCTCGATCGCGCGGTTGGTCGCGGCGGCGATCCCGGCATTGGCCCTGCGCGCCTGCACGCGGATGCGCGGATCGGCGTCGGCGAGGCGCTTCATCAGCGCGGTGAGGCGTGCATCGCCGCTGCCATCGTCCACCAGGATGAGTTCCCAGTTCCGGTAGGTCTGCGCGCGCACGGAATCCACCGCGGTCACGAACGCGCCGTGATCGGGCCGGTAGACCGGGCAGATCACCGAAACCAGCGGCGCGTCGGCGCGCGCGCCGTAGCGGGCGGCGATCCGGGCCCCGGCGAGGGGTTGGCTGCGCGCGGCCCAGCTCCGGTAGCTCGCCAGCGAATGGCCCTCGGCCGGCAGCACCGCCTTGAGCTCGCGCCGCAGCCGGTAGGCGTAGCGGAACAGGTCGTCCGCCTGTTCGATCAGCCCTTCGATGCGCTCGCGCTCGGCCGAGCCGGGCATGCGCAGCTCGACAGGACTGCCGCGCAGCGCGACGCGGCCGGGCATCACGTGGAAGTCGAAGCTGAGCGTTCCGCCGCCGCGCCGCAGCTCCGGCGGCGGCGACCACGAGAAGCCGCAGGCCGGGTCGGCGCCGAGCGCCTCCGCCACGTCCGCCCGGAACTGGTCGGCCATCAGCTCGGCGACCGGCTGGCCGTTCGTCGACACCACGACGCGGGCGCCGCCCGCTTTCTGCCCCGTCCGCTCGTCGACCTGCAGCACCCAGCCCTGGATCAGCCCGTCCACCAGCCCGTCCAGCACGCCTTCCACGCGCACCTGCCGCGCGAGGCAGAAATGCAGCTCCGGCAGCACGAAGCCGCCCCGGCCCGGCAGGCCGACCGGGCGGCCATCCACGGTGGCCAGGGTGAGGACGTGGCGAAGCCCGTCCTGATGCATGGCCGGGATGGCGAACTGGAAGCCGACCTTCGTGTTCGGCAGGCTCAGCCGCCGCAGGTCCGGCCGGTCGAGATCGCACTGGATCACATCGGCGACCTGCCCGTCGATCAGCACGCGCAGCGCCAGCGGCCGGTCGATATCGGCCGTATCCACCGCCCATCCGGCCAGCGTCGCATCCTCGATCCTGTCGAGAAACCCGAGAATGGTCGACGCGGGCATGGTCGGCGCGGGCGCCGCGCGCGGCGCGGAGGGTTTGGACTTCGCGCGTCCCGCTCCGCTGGCCGGCAATCTGGCCATGGAAATCTCCTTGTCTGAAATGTCGTGCGCCGCGGCACGGCGCGGCCTCAAATGCGGATTCGACGATGCATGTTTTCTAACCGCCGGACAGTCCGGCGGCAAGCGATCGGCCGGGGGTGCGGCCGGCGAGTTGCCAAGCCCGGCACGATTGCCTATACCGCCCCCTTCCAGCGCGATCAGGTCGCGAGCCCGGGCCATTTTGGCATGCCCGGCCGCACGCCGCGCGCCCGGCAGGCGTCGGGTATGGACGAGAAGGAGTATGAAATGCCGAAGATGAAGACCAAGTCGTCGGTCAAGAAGCGGTTCAAGATCACCGCGACCGGCAAGGTGATGGCCGGCCACGGCAACAAGCGCCACGGCCTGATCAACCGCTCCCAGAAGATGAAGCGCACCAATCGCGGCACGATGGCGCTGCCCGAGCAGGACGGCAAGACCGTCAAGCAGTGGGCTCCCTACGGTCTGGATTGAGGAGCGATAGACAATGGCACGCGTCAAACGGGGTGTGACGACCCACGCCCGTCACAAGAAGGTTCTCAAGCAGTCCAAGGGGTTTGTCGGCCGTTCGTCGACCAATTACCGGATTGCGCTCGAGCGTCTCGAAAAGGCGCTCCGCTACGCCTATCGCGACCGCCGGAAC
This genomic interval from Acidiphilium multivorum AIU301 contains the following:
- a CDS encoding alpha-D-ribose 1-methylphosphonate 5-triphosphate diphosphatase; this translates as MTTFTNARLVLPDQIRDGTLSVAQGRIAAFGGSGADVDLEGDYLIPGIIDLHTDNLERQTQPRNNARWPSRSALLTHDAQCAAAGITTVFDALCLGDIGFGKARNQTFEDAFVDLRALLPLGALKSEHFLHLRCELPAPEMPGMLARAIDDDRVRLISLMDHSPGLSGQYADVERYRQMRRDEGVAEGELDTIIAELQDNHHAYHGPNRAFVIAEARQRGIPLASHDDHTEADVARNAEEGIGIAEFPVSLAAARAARARGMRSIAGAPNIVRGGSHSGNVAVLDLVREGLLDALASDYVPASMLEAVFCLAAREILPLPAAIGLVTAGAADIAGLDDRGRLAVGLRADLVQVRVYEGLPVVRSVWREGVRIA
- a CDS encoding DUF1045 domain-containing protein encodes the protein MPEPHRAAVYYVPEPDDPLWSRGCAWLGRDPLSGERLPQPPVAGLEGMTESPRRYGFHATLKPPMALRHGLDAFIADAAALAARMRPFDLPPLDIANLHGFLALCLAGACPPMRDLADACVAELDHHRVPEDAAARARRAEGRPAAERAYIERWGYPLVFDAFRFHMTLTDRIADNPLVPAAAAHFGETLAASRRVTGIAVFVEEGAGAPFRLARRLRFGA
- the phnN gene encoding phosphonate metabolism protein/1,5-bisphosphokinase (PRPP-forming) PhnN, which codes for MPRSGRLVLVVGPSGAGKDTVLRQARRRLGHAPDIVFPRRVITRPPDPAEDHEPVSDDDFQRRAFALSWSAHGLSYGIPASIAGDLDAGRIVVVNVSRAIVADARRRFPCFVVAVTAAPAILAARLAVRRRETAAEIGARLARAAAPVEADAVVANETTPEAAGAAFLGILLRCRDLPCLP
- the phnF gene encoding phosphonate metabolism transcriptional regulator PhnF encodes the protein MDFERKRGEALWSQIANALARDIREGVYPHDTRLPTEARLAQGYGVNRHTVRRALEELAKARIIRTEHGRGSFVAEEVLDYRIGQRPRFSEWVRGHNRTPLGDILMLEETALDTLPEAAAAAEALRLAPAQPVILLERIGSADSTPISLSRHIFPARALPGLLEALRHSGSITAALAALGIADYTRKWTRVCARQPDAREARLLRMARSDALLATESLNIAEGGAPIEFGLSIYPAPRVQLVFEP
- a CDS encoding glycosyltransferase family 2 protein, which produces MARLPASGAGRAKSKPSAPRAAPAPTMPASTILGFLDRIEDATLAGWAVDTADIDRPLALRVLIDGQVADVIQCDLDRPDLRRLSLPNTKVGFQFAIPAMHQDGLRHVLTLATVDGRPVGLPGRGGFVLPELHFCLARQVRVEGVLDGLVDGLIQGWVLQVDERTGQKAGGARVVVSTNGQPVAELMADQFRADVAEALGADPACGFSWSPPPELRRGGGTLSFDFHVMPGRVALRGSPVELRMPGSAERERIEGLIEQADDLFRYAYRLRRELKAVLPAEGHSLASYRSWAARSQPLAGARIAARYGARADAPLVSVICPVYRPDHGAFVTAVDSVRAQTYRNWELILVDDGSGDARLTALMKRLADADPRIRVQARRANAGIAAATNRAIEAATGDFIAFFDHDDVLEPCALDAMMRAQAATGARLLYSDEDKIDRRGAFSEPNFKPDFNYRLLLDLNYICHLVVAEAALVRAAGGLDPDLDGAQDHDLLLRLVERLGAHEIHHVPEILYHWRITAQSTAGSGAAKPKAALAGAAAVAAHLKRRGLAARTERRGGLTCYRTSFRMSEDPGVSILIPYRDHIGMTRACVEAIRDVTRGARYEILLLDNWSQDEEAEGFAVEQGNLRDTRVIRIAEPFNYSRINNRGVEAARFPFLLFMNNDVFVSDPEWLRTMLNEALADPGVGAVGAKLLYPNETVQHAGVVLGVGGIADHSFRGLPADKPGYIANAIACREVSAVTAACMLVRREAFAAAGGFDEDGLSVAFNDVDLCMKIRQAGYRIIFSADAVCEHRESLSRGDDFDESKLARFMLENETMRERWDEALKRDPFYNPHFSREGGVYRDLRVIDPADVRRVSPPAPARFPAAPAAAAPQPRRRQAG
- the rpmI gene encoding 50S ribosomal protein L35, with the protein product MPKMKTKSSVKKRFKITATGKVMAGHGNKRHGLINRSQKMKRTNRGTMALPEQDGKTVKQWAPYGLD